In the genome of Oxalobacter aliiformigenes, one region contains:
- a CDS encoding MBL fold metallo-hydrolase has translation MTIVFLFIGIGLILAVCIFLNQTQFGKNPDRVYFEVARNSPNFIDGEFRNQIPTPLFTDDSSVFSVIMKSLFTKPDRLVPAMPLPSVKTDLRSLVRDKDIVIWLGHSSYYLQLAGKRILIDPVLSPYASPFFLFNRAFEGTSVYQVSDMPDIDYLLITHDHWDHLDYPTVKMLESRVGKVICGLGVGFHLLEWGYPADKIVEADWFTRLKNPEGVDIHVLPARHFSGRGLVRNRTLWVSYALVSPKRRVFVSGDTGYGPHLKQIGETLGRFDLAILENGQYDKRWAYIHMMPEETAQAAVEIGAKALLPAHSGKFAISNHAWKDPFIRLAKASYDKPYKLLTPVIGEPVYLEDEKQIFSHWWEKCE, from the coding sequence ATGACAATCGTTTTTCTTTTTATCGGTATCGGTCTGATATTGGCTGTTTGCATTTTTCTGAACCAGACGCAATTCGGAAAGAATCCTGACAGGGTTTATTTTGAAGTTGCCCGGAATTCTCCGAATTTTATTGACGGGGAATTCAGAAATCAGATACCGACTCCGCTGTTTACCGATGACAGTTCGGTTTTCTCCGTCATCATGAAAAGCCTGTTCACGAAACCGGACAGACTCGTTCCGGCAATGCCTCTTCCTTCGGTCAAGACCGATTTGCGTTCGCTTGTGCGTGATAAGGATATCGTCATATGGCTGGGCCATTCATCCTATTATCTGCAACTTGCCGGCAAGAGGATACTGATTGATCCGGTATTGAGTCCATATGCCAGTCCGTTTTTTCTGTTCAACCGGGCATTTGAAGGAACCAGTGTCTATCAGGTATCCGATATGCCGGATATCGATTATCTGCTGATCACTCACGATCATTGGGATCATCTTGATTATCCGACCGTCAAAATGCTGGAATCCCGCGTCGGAAAAGTCATATGCGGACTGGGTGTCGGTTTCCATCTGCTTGAATGGGGATATCCAGCGGACAAGATTGTTGAGGCTGACTGGTTTACCAGGCTGAAAAATCCTGAGGGAGTGGATATTCATGTTCTTCCTGCCCGTCATTTCTCCGGCAGGGGGCTGGTACGTAACCGGACATTGTGGGTCAGCTATGCATTGGTATCACCCAAACGTCGTGTTTTCGTGAGTGGTGATACCGGTTACGGACCGCATCTGAAACAGATCGGAGAGACATTGGGCCGTTTCGATCTGGCCATTCTGGAAAATGGCCAGTATGACAAGCGTTGGGCATATATTCATATGATGCCGGAAGAAACAGCTCAGGCTGCGGTGGAAATTGGTGCAAAGGCGCTTTTGCCGGCTCATTCGGGAAAATTCGCCATATCGAACCATGCCTGGAAAGACCCGTTTATCCGGTTGGCCAAAGCCAGTTACGACAAGCCTTACAAACTTCTGACGCCAGTCATTGGCGAACCGGTATATCTGGAAGATGAAAAACAAATATTTTCCCATTGGTGGGAAAAATGCGAATAG
- the trmB gene encoding tRNA (guanosine(46)-N7)-methyltransferase TrmB — protein MPDKPVNHKSGKPMFFNPEVRRIRSFVTRAGRLSTGQERAINEHGPKFCIPFDKTVLDYKKLFGREAKTILEIGFGMGETTATIAENLPKLNFIGVEVHTPGVGSLLKLIGEKQLSNIRIIQHDAVEVLEEMIPENSLDGVHIFFPDPWHKARHHKRRLIQPAFVRFLTTRLQNDGYLHCATDWQNYAEQMLDVLSSESSLMNTATGYAERPDYRPVTKFEKRGLRLGHGVWDLVFRKRHVS, from the coding sequence ATGCCAGACAAGCCTGTCAACCATAAATCCGGGAAACCGATGTTTTTCAATCCGGAAGTCCGTCGGATCCGCAGTTTTGTCACACGTGCGGGACGATTGTCAACCGGTCAGGAACGGGCTATTAACGAACATGGCCCGAAATTCTGCATACCGTTTGACAAAACGGTTCTCGATTACAAGAAACTGTTCGGACGTGAAGCCAAAACGATTCTCGAAATCGGTTTCGGTATGGGAGAAACTACCGCGACGATTGCTGAAAACTTGCCGAAACTGAATTTTATCGGTGTCGAAGTGCACACCCCCGGAGTAGGCAGCCTGTTGAAGCTGATCGGCGAAAAACAGTTATCCAATATCCGGATCATCCAGCATGACGCTGTCGAAGTGCTTGAAGAAATGATTCCGGAAAATTCACTGGATGGCGTCCATATTTTTTTCCCTGATCCCTGGCACAAGGCCCGACATCACAAACGTCGCCTGATCCAGCCCGCTTTCGTCCGTTTTTTGACGACACGATTGCAAAATGACGGCTATTTGCACTGTGCGACCGACTGGCAGAATTATGCCGAACAGATGCTTGACGTGTTAAGCAGTGAATCCTCTTTAATGAATACGGCAACCGGATATGCGGAAAGGCCGGATTACCGTCCCGTCACGAAATTCGAAAAAAGAGGGTTGAGGTTAGGACATGGCGTTTGGGATCTGGTATTCCGGAAACGCCATGTTTCCTGA
- a CDS encoding sodium/glutamate symporter — protein MPGFLINIVFAGLFLGTAPTSLKKIWHLAAPQFCFGQIIAWGQYVVGLGLVFFLLAPVFNVPDVFGNLLEIGFEGGHGTVGGLAETFRELGWQAGADLGYTVATCGMILGIVIGMILINIAVRRGYVRDVRTFDDRETLERIGFFRREKQPLAGKQTVSPDSVDSLALHIALVGIAILIGYGIKQLLILTDGMTPASFRELHIMQSLPLFPLCMIGGVLLQLFLRKTRLDMLADHGQMKRITGAALDFLVVAAIASIRLEFVIAYWAPLSLLVLAGIVWNVFAVMYIGPRIFENAWFERSIAEFGQAMGVTATGLMLLRTVDPKSKTVAMEAFGYKQLLHEPVMGGGFWTSLAVPLVMLGKGMMIWFVSIAILVIASVCWLRFFNTKKNLKS, from the coding sequence TTGCCGGGATTTCTGATCAACATTGTATTTGCCGGCCTTTTTCTCGGTACCGCTCCCACTTCCCTGAAAAAAATCTGGCATCTGGCCGCCCCTCAATTCTGCTTCGGACAAATCATCGCATGGGGGCAATACGTTGTCGGTCTGGGTCTGGTTTTTTTCCTGCTGGCACCTGTCTTCAACGTACCGGACGTTTTCGGCAATTTGCTGGAAATCGGTTTCGAAGGCGGTCACGGTACTGTAGGCGGTTTGGCTGAAACCTTCCGTGAACTGGGCTGGCAGGCAGGAGCAGACCTCGGCTATACCGTCGCGACCTGCGGAATGATCCTGGGTATTGTCATCGGCATGATTCTCATCAACATTGCCGTTCGTCGGGGTTACGTCAGGGATGTCAGAACATTCGATGACAGGGAGACTCTGGAACGTATCGGATTTTTTCGTCGCGAAAAACAGCCATTGGCCGGCAAACAGACCGTTTCGCCGGATTCGGTAGATTCCCTCGCCCTGCACATTGCACTGGTTGGCATTGCGATTCTAATCGGCTATGGCATAAAGCAGCTATTGATCCTGACAGACGGCATGACTCCTGCATCTTTCCGGGAACTTCATATCATGCAAAGTCTGCCCCTGTTTCCCCTTTGTATGATCGGAGGCGTTCTCCTCCAGTTGTTCCTGCGGAAAACCCGACTCGATATGCTTGCCGATCATGGCCAGATGAAGCGTATCACCGGAGCCGCCCTGGACTTTCTGGTCGTCGCCGCCATCGCATCCATCCGGCTTGAATTCGTCATCGCTTACTGGGCTCCTCTTTCCCTCCTTGTCCTGGCAGGAATTGTCTGGAATGTTTTCGCTGTCATGTATATCGGCCCCCGTATTTTTGAAAATGCCTGGTTCGAACGTTCCATTGCCGAATTCGGACAAGCCATGGGTGTTACCGCTACCGGACTCATGCTCCTTCGGACAGTTGATCCGAAAAGCAAAACGGTGGCAATGGAAGCCTTCGGTTACAAACAGCTCTTGCACGAACCTGTCATGGGAGGTGGTTTCTGGACATCGCTGGCTGTCCCTCTCGTTATGTTGGGAAAAGGAATGATGATATGGTTCGTTTCCATCGCCATACTGGTCATTGCATCAGTCTGCTGGTTACGCTTCTTTAACACGAAAAAGAACCTGAAATCCTGA
- a CDS encoding ESPR-type extended signal peptide-containing protein translates to MNRIFKVIYNQIRGLCMARSESLHLCTRKNRKYCSQVQKRFAKKNKHPLMRLIRHPDRQAFLLRVDSNLFFLPDIYPPHEIS, encoded by the coding sequence ATGAACAGAATCTTCAAGGTCATCTATAACCAAATTCGCGGGCTTTGCATGGCCCGCAGTGAAAGTCTGCATTTGTGTACCAGAAAAAATCGGAAATATTGTTCTCAAGTACAAAAAAGGTTTGCGAAGAAAAACAAACATCCGCTAATGCGCCTCATCAGACATCCAGACAGACAAGCTTTCTTGCTGAGAGTTGATTCTAACCTGTTTTTCCTGCCGGATATTTATCCGCCGCACGAAATATCTTGA
- a CDS encoding MarR family transcriptional regulator has product MKERIDEKTILKYLPGLSRDICERSGISRQHTNICLKRLVDQNLVEIEKIVKVRGTPAPYYRLKKNECTNIILSLFGSGEEWSVTKLTEETMLERKFVVSAVKSLSSKKKIKIVRRQKNGKIREGIYRILQEKVIPKPSAKRSQPLTESVMRKISCLWDNAVRHVMKISG; this is encoded by the coding sequence ATGAAAGAAAGGATAGATGAAAAAACCATTTTGAAATATTTGCCCGGATTGTCGAGAGATATTTGCGAGAGGTCGGGTATTTCCCGGCAACATACCAATATCTGTCTCAAACGATTAGTGGATCAAAATCTGGTCGAAATCGAAAAAATCGTCAAAGTTCGGGGTACGCCGGCACCTTATTACAGACTGAAGAAAAATGAGTGTACCAACATCATTCTTTCACTTTTCGGTTCCGGAGAGGAATGGAGTGTTACCAAACTGACGGAAGAAACGATGCTCGAAAGGAAATTCGTTGTCAGTGCAGTCAAATCGCTTTCCAGCAAAAAAAAGATCAAAATAGTACGCCGACAGAAAAACGGAAAGATACGCGAAGGCATATACCGGATTCTTCAGGAAAAGGTCATTCCCAAACCTTCGGCAAAACGTTCCCAACCCTTGACAGAATCGGTAATGCGTAAAATTTCGTGTCTCTGGGATAACGCTGTACGCCATGTTATGAAAATTTCCGGCTGA
- the rnr gene encoding ribonuclease R, producing the protein MKKYPYPIPSREEIIETLREASRGRSVKTIARDLHVKKTEIDGLLKRLDAMERDGQLMCDPKGNYKINTSAQFISGYVHSHSDGYGFVIRDDGGEDIFLSENEMQKVMHNDRVQVRIVGTDKRGRPEGVIVSVTSRAHTHIVGRLVNENGVWLIAPEDRRIVHDILVDGSPGNAKAGQIVNAQLVSQPSRYTQPVARIVEVLGSIDDPGIEIEIAVRKFGLPHIFSREALLEADKLPDQVAPDDYEDRVDLRDIPLVTIDGEDARDFDDAVYCEPVKLADGEGYRLIVAIADVSHYVRPNTPLDKDALLRATSVYFPRRVIPMLPEKLSNGLCSLNPGVDRLVLVCDVLVSFEGKLQAYQFYPAVMHSAARLTYTEVAAILKNQRGPEAAIHAGLVPHLMNLYGLFKVLAGAREKRGAIDFETIETYIVSNEAGKIEKILPRVRNDAHKLIEECMLAANVCAADFITRHHHPGTYRVHAQPNEQKLEQVRSFLAQIGLSLGGGDSPAPSDYATLIKQIEPRTDAPLLQTMLLRSMQQAMYSPENIGHFGLAYEAYTHYTSPIRRYPDLLIHRIIKAILEGKRYVPQGIDRRLLNSNVPGSIRRQMLKEKSGGNKKANAEEAVWEALGLHCSANERRADDASRDVEAWLKCYFVRDKLGEHFTGTISGVTGFGIFVQLDDLFIEGLVHVTDLGNDYYHFDEIRHELRGERTGVRYQLTDRVIVQISRVDMDARQIDLLVVDGPFKAEDSKEGKAPAAQPGQHVLFDRYKKRNIATITEKDAKVQPVSSGRKQRSH; encoded by the coding sequence TTGAAAAAGTATCCATATCCCATTCCCAGCCGGGAAGAAATCATTGAAACCCTGCGTGAGGCGAGCAGGGGGCGAAGCGTCAAAACCATCGCCAGAGACCTGCACGTCAAGAAAACGGAGATTGACGGCTTGCTGAAACGTCTGGATGCCATGGAACGGGATGGCCAGTTAATGTGCGATCCCAAAGGAAATTACAAGATCAATACGTCGGCCCAGTTCATTTCGGGGTATGTCCATTCCCATTCGGATGGCTATGGTTTCGTTATTCGTGACGATGGCGGGGAAGATATTTTCCTGTCGGAAAACGAAATGCAGAAGGTGATGCACAATGACCGGGTGCAGGTCCGTATTGTCGGTACGGACAAGAGAGGCCGCCCGGAAGGTGTGATCGTCTCGGTGACCAGTCGTGCCCATACCCATATTGTCGGTCGTCTGGTCAATGAAAACGGCGTCTGGCTGATCGCTCCGGAAGACAGACGTATCGTGCATGATATTCTTGTCGACGGTTCTCCCGGAAACGCCAAGGCCGGACAGATCGTCAATGCACAACTGGTATCCCAGCCATCGCGCTATACACAGCCCGTTGCAAGAATTGTTGAGGTGCTGGGCAGTATTGATGATCCGGGTATTGAAATCGAGATAGCCGTTCGCAAATTCGGCTTGCCTCATATTTTTTCACGGGAAGCTCTTCTGGAAGCGGACAAGTTGCCTGATCAGGTTGCTCCCGATGATTATGAAGACCGGGTGGACTTGCGCGATATCCCTCTGGTCACGATCGATGGTGAGGATGCCCGCGATTTCGATGATGCCGTTTATTGCGAGCCGGTCAAACTGGCTGATGGGGAGGGGTACCGTCTGATTGTGGCGATTGCCGATGTCAGTCACTATGTCAGGCCGAATACGCCTTTGGACAAGGATGCACTTCTGAGAGCGACATCGGTATATTTCCCGCGTCGGGTCATTCCCATGTTGCCGGAAAAACTGTCGAACGGACTTTGTTCGCTGAACCCCGGCGTGGACAGGCTGGTTCTGGTGTGTGATGTGCTGGTTTCGTTTGAAGGCAAGTTGCAGGCTTACCAGTTTTATCCTGCCGTCATGCATTCGGCTGCGCGACTGACCTATACCGAGGTGGCGGCTATTCTGAAGAACCAGCGTGGACCGGAAGCGGCCATTCATGCCGGTCTTGTTCCGCATCTCATGAATCTGTATGGTTTGTTCAAGGTTTTGGCCGGTGCGCGGGAAAAACGGGGAGCGATCGATTTTGAAACGATTGAAACATATATCGTCAGCAATGAAGCGGGAAAGATCGAAAAGATTTTGCCACGTGTACGCAATGATGCGCACAAACTGATCGAGGAATGCATGCTGGCGGCCAATGTCTGTGCGGCCGATTTCATCACGCGTCATCATCACCCCGGTACTTACCGTGTCCATGCACAACCGAACGAACAAAAACTCGAACAGGTCAGATCGTTTCTTGCACAGATCGGGTTGTCTTTGGGAGGAGGGGATTCGCCGGCACCTTCCGATTACGCAACGCTCATCAAACAGATCGAGCCGAGAACCGATGCACCGTTACTGCAGACCATGTTACTCCGTTCCATGCAACAGGCCATGTACAGCCCGGAGAATATCGGACATTTCGGTCTGGCCTACGAAGCGTATACTCACTATACCAGTCCGATACGGCGATACCCGGATTTGCTGATACATCGGATTATCAAGGCGATTCTGGAGGGAAAACGCTATGTTCCCCAGGGGATTGACCGCCGTTTGCTGAATTCGAATGTTCCCGGTTCGATACGCAGACAGATGCTCAAGGAAAAATCGGGCGGCAACAAAAAGGCAAATGCGGAAGAAGCGGTCTGGGAAGCGCTTGGATTGCACTGTTCAGCCAACGAAAGAAGGGCTGACGATGCATCACGGGATGTCGAGGCATGGCTGAAATGTTATTTTGTACGTGACAAGCTTGGGGAACACTTTACCGGAACGATTTCCGGTGTGACCGGTTTCGGTATTTTCGTCCAGCTTGACGATCTTTTTATCGAAGGACTGGTACATGTTACCGATCTGGGCAATGACTATTACCATTTCGACGAAATCCGTCACGAGTTGCGTGGAGAGCGGACCGGTGTCCGTTATCAGTTGACTGATCGGGTGATTGTGCAGATAAGTCGGGTGGATATGGATGCACGCCAGATCGATTTGCTGGTTGTTGATGGACCGTTCAAGGCGGAAGACAGCAAGGAAGGCAAGGCTCCCGCCGCCCAACCCGGACAACATGTTTTATTTGATCGTTACAAGAAAAGAAATATCGCGACGATCACAGAAAAAGATGCCAAAGTTCAGCCGGTCAGTTCCGGACGGAAACAGCGGTCACATTGA
- the cysE gene encoding serine O-acetyltransferase: MFRRLREDIKSIIERDPAARNAWEVLTCYPGFQAILVHRASHWCWNHGLKWFARFFSHLARIATGIEIHPAAVIGRRVFIDHGCGVVIGETAEVGDDCTIYQGVTLGGTSLSKGKKRHPTLERGVIIGAGAKVLGSFTVGEMAKVGSNAVVVKPVPAGATAVGNPARIIQKDESKIKTDAASVLFSSYGITPNEDDPLIKALRGLINNAAAQEHQLKNIISALEAAKIPLETLPEDETVSPEQLNKLVE; encoded by the coding sequence ATGTTTCGTCGTCTTCGCGAAGATATCAAAAGTATTATTGAACGTGATCCAGCCGCCCGCAATGCGTGGGAGGTGCTGACCTGTTATCCCGGATTTCAGGCCATTCTCGTTCACAGGGCTTCGCACTGGTGCTGGAATCACGGCCTGAAATGGTTCGCCCGGTTCTTTTCGCATCTGGCGAGAATTGCAACGGGTATTGAAATCCATCCCGCCGCGGTCATTGGCCGGAGGGTTTTCATTGATCATGGTTGCGGGGTCGTGATCGGCGAAACGGCGGAAGTCGGAGATGACTGCACCATTTATCAGGGAGTGACCTTGGGAGGGACATCGCTCAGTAAAGGCAAAAAGCGTCATCCCACTCTGGAACGGGGAGTCATTATCGGAGCCGGGGCGAAAGTGCTGGGCAGTTTTACCGTGGGGGAAATGGCGAAAGTCGGTTCCAATGCCGTTGTTGTCAAACCGGTTCCCGCCGGCGCAACGGCGGTCGGCAATCCCGCAAGAATAATCCAGAAAGATGAGAGCAAGATCAAAACCGATGCAGCCAGTGTCCTGTTTTCTTCCTATGGCATTACACCGAATGAAGATGATCCTCTTATCAAGGCATTGCGCGGATTGATCAATAATGCAGCGGCGCAAGAGCATCAGCTCAAAAATATTATTTCGGCACTGGAAGCGGCAAAAATTCCGTTGGAAACCTTGCCAGAGGATGAAACAGTCAGTCCGGAACAATTGAACAAGCTGGTCGAGTGA
- the rlmB gene encoding 23S rRNA (guanosine(2251)-2'-O)-methyltransferase RlmB: MKNKIIFGFHAVTSRLRHEASSVEEIYVDSERTDRRMQDLLKVAKAAGVRIIVAESLRLDKMAGTRRHQGVVAMAAPLLLARNLDELLDGIEGAPLLLILDGITDPHNLGACLRVADSVGAHAVIAPKDRSVGINATVEKVASGAAETVPYITVTNLARTLRQLKERDIWIVGTADDSEKSLYEPDYSGGTAFVMGSEGEGMRRLTKETCDELVAIPMFGSVESLNISVASGICLYEARRQRLVKIRNRDR; encoded by the coding sequence ATGAAAAACAAGATCATATTCGGATTCCATGCCGTTACTTCCCGTTTGCGTCATGAAGCATCTTCGGTTGAAGAAATCTATGTGGATTCCGAACGGACAGACCGCCGTATGCAGGATTTGCTGAAAGTGGCCAAGGCCGCCGGAGTGCGCATCATCGTCGCGGAAAGCCTGCGGCTGGACAAGATGGCCGGGACACGCCGCCACCAGGGAGTTGTCGCCATGGCTGCACCGTTGTTGCTGGCACGCAATCTGGATGAACTGCTGGACGGTATTGAAGGAGCGCCGCTTCTGCTGATTCTGGACGGGATTACCGATCCGCACAATCTGGGGGCTTGTCTCCGGGTCGCTGACAGTGTAGGCGCCCATGCGGTGATCGCTCCGAAAGACCGTTCCGTCGGCATCAACGCGACAGTCGAGAAAGTGGCCAGCGGTGCGGCGGAAACGGTGCCTTATATAACCGTCACCAATCTGGCAAGAACCCTTCGTCAATTGAAAGAACGCGATATCTGGATAGTCGGTACGGCGGACGATTCCGAAAAAAGCCTGTATGAACCGGACTATTCCGGGGGGACGGCTTTTGTTATGGGATCGGAAGGTGAAGGTATGCGTCGTCTGACGAAAGAAACCTGTGACGAACTGGTTGCCATACCGATGTTCGGTTCGGTTGAGAGCCTGAATATTTCCGTCGCATCCGGAATCTGCCTGTATGAGGCACGGCGGCAGCGTCTGGTGAAAATACGGAATCGAGACCGATAG
- a CDS encoding NAD(P)H-quinone oxidoreductase, whose protein sequence is MKAIEIINQGSAGFLQLTERPIPVAKEGEVLIRVHAAGINRPDVLQRIGRYVVPKGAPDIPGLEIAGEIVGGDVSGSDFKIGDMVCALVQGGGYAEYCTACTKLCLPIPEGMTPVEAASLPETYFTVWSNVFDFGRLKGKENLLVQAGASGIGVAAIQMASAMGHRVFATALTEDNCRACEKLGAERCINSTTENFAEYIKEATGGKGVDVILDIIGAAVLDKEIDCLADGGRLVLIAYLGGRQGTVDLAQIVHRQLTVTGSTLRPRSNEFKAEIARNLKEHIWPLIGAGKIKSVIYRVFPLAEAMQAQKLMQSNTHFGKIVLQVI, encoded by the coding sequence ATGAAAGCGATTGAAATTATCAACCAGGGGTCGGCAGGTTTTCTACAGCTGACGGAAAGGCCAATTCCGGTTGCCAAAGAAGGTGAAGTGCTGATCAGGGTCCATGCGGCAGGGATCAACAGGCCGGATGTATTGCAGCGTATCGGCCGTTATGTGGTTCCGAAAGGGGCACCGGATATTCCGGGGCTGGAAATAGCCGGTGAGATAGTCGGCGGGGATGTTTCCGGCAGTGATTTCAAAATAGGCGATATGGTGTGCGCCCTGGTTCAGGGCGGTGGATATGCCGAATACTGTACTGCCTGTACAAAATTGTGTCTTCCCATTCCGGAAGGAATGACGCCGGTAGAGGCGGCCTCATTGCCGGAAACCTATTTCACGGTCTGGAGCAACGTATTTGACTTCGGACGCCTGAAAGGCAAGGAAAATCTGCTGGTTCAGGCGGGTGCTTCCGGGATCGGCGTGGCAGCCATTCAAATGGCAAGTGCAATGGGCCATCGTGTTTTTGCTACGGCGTTGACCGAAGACAATTGCCGTGCCTGTGAAAAATTGGGAGCCGAACGTTGCATCAACTCTACCACGGAGAACTTCGCGGAATATATTAAGGAGGCGACGGGAGGAAAAGGCGTAGATGTTATTCTGGATATTATCGGTGCGGCGGTTCTGGACAAGGAAATCGACTGTCTGGCCGATGGAGGAAGGCTCGTCCTGATCGCTTATCTGGGAGGACGTCAGGGAACGGTCGATCTGGCGCAGATTGTTCACAGACAACTGACAGTGACCGGTTCCACCCTGCGACCCCGTTCGAACGAATTCAAGGCGGAAATCGCGCGGAATCTGAAAGAACATATCTGGCCATTGATCGGCGCAGGAAAAATCAAATCGGTTATTTACAGGGTGTTCCCGCTCGCCGAAGCCATGCAGGCCCAGAAACTGATGCAGTCAAATACCCACTTCGGCAAGATCGTGCTTCAGGTAATCTGA